A stretch of Bradyrhizobium sp. AZCC 2262 DNA encodes these proteins:
- a CDS encoding tyrosine-type recombinase/integrase, whose amino-acid sequence MTKRGHGEGGIDERGENVFRLRYRVAGKRHTKTFRGTLTEARKELRKLVRAGDAGQHVEPDKITVGEWILSWLDAGAPGRKKAKVGERTLERYSELLRTHVIPKLSARPLQQLRSGEIDQLYLDMEKQQDGPSPRTQHHVHIVLGACMATAFRTKLIVANPMDSLKQIPSVRELDEDDDADLIGEGLSEADLAKLIAGFSASSLYPVIALAAATGARRNELLALRWVDLDVEKKTLRIEWTLEQTKKHGVRRKRPKTARGRRTVDLDDTTLALLLAEKNRHLRIVAGVPDGADIIPALVRLPEGALMFPAVPSPGSDYSFTAWRNPRNFSKEFARRAGVIGFGSTRFHDLRGIHATALLDAGIPVHTVAQRIGDDPAVLLRNYTKRRRTKQANDALAAAISALASGFLGS is encoded by the coding sequence ATGACCAAGCGAGGACATGGCGAAGGTGGCATTGATGAGCGCGGCGAGAACGTGTTTCGGCTCCGCTACCGTGTTGCCGGCAAGCGTCACACAAAAACGTTCCGCGGCACCCTCACCGAGGCGCGCAAGGAATTGCGCAAGCTCGTGCGCGCTGGCGATGCGGGCCAGCATGTCGAGCCAGACAAGATCACCGTCGGCGAGTGGATCTTGAGTTGGCTGGACGCCGGTGCGCCAGGCCGCAAGAAGGCGAAGGTTGGTGAGCGAACGCTGGAACGTTATAGCGAGCTGCTCCGCACCCATGTTATCCCCAAGCTGAGCGCCCGGCCGCTGCAGCAGCTTCGATCGGGCGAGATCGACCAACTCTACCTTGACATGGAAAAGCAGCAGGATGGCCCTTCACCGCGGACGCAGCACCACGTGCATATCGTCCTGGGCGCCTGCATGGCGACGGCCTTCCGAACCAAGCTGATCGTCGCCAACCCGATGGACTCGCTGAAGCAGATCCCGTCGGTCCGCGAACTCGACGAGGATGATGACGCTGATCTGATCGGCGAAGGGCTCAGCGAGGCCGACTTGGCGAAATTGATTGCCGGCTTCTCGGCCTCGTCCCTCTATCCCGTGATCGCCCTGGCTGCCGCCACCGGCGCGCGCCGGAACGAGCTGTTGGCGCTGCGCTGGGTCGACCTTGATGTCGAGAAGAAAACGCTTCGGATCGAGTGGACACTCGAGCAAACGAAGAAGCATGGTGTCCGGCGGAAGCGCCCCAAGACGGCCCGCGGCCGCCGCACGGTCGATCTGGACGACACCACGCTCGCGCTACTGCTCGCCGAGAAGAATCGCCACCTGCGCATCGTGGCCGGCGTTCCCGACGGCGCCGACATCATACCGGCACTGGTGCGGCTGCCGGAGGGCGCGCTGATGTTCCCGGCCGTCCCCTCGCCCGGCTCAGATTATTCATTCACGGCGTGGCGTAACCCTCGGAACTTCTCCAAGGAATTCGCTCGCCGGGCCGGCGTGATCGGCTTTGGCAGCACACGCTTCCATGATCTGCGGGGAATTCATGCGACGGCCTTGCTCGACGCCGGCATTCCAGTGCATACCGTGGCGCAGCGCATCGGCGACGATCCGGCGGTGCTGTTGAGAAACTACACGAAGCGTAGACGGACGAAGCAGGCCAACGACGCCCTCGCCGCGGCCATCAGCGCACTCGCGTCAGGTTTTCTCGGTTCGTGA